CCGTTGGCGAAAGGAGTACGGCAGCCTGCGAATGGATCACGCCAAGCGGCTTAAGCAGTTGGAACAGGAAAACTCTCGTTTGAAGCGATTACTAGCAGAAGCGGAACTGGACAGGGCCAGCCCGACTGTTCCGACTGAGCTTCATCCGCTTGTTCGACGGCGGACTACTTACCGCCTAATAAACGCGCCGTATCGTCAACGTATTTTTTGCGACCATAGATATCAACGGAGCGATAGGGCTGACCAGAGTCAAAGTTCATCTTGGTGAGATCAACGCGACGGATATCTTGGCTGTCGTAGGCGCGATAGTAAAAGTGTTTGTTCGCAAGGTCGGCAACCGTAATCCACGGTGTGAATTGAGTTGGTGGACCTTCTCCGTCCCCGGCACCGCGGTCTCCGCCAAAAACGACAACGCCGGGCACTTGATCGACCGTATTAAGCAGGTGAATTGCCTGACTGACCGCCGATTCTGCGTTGTCTGGTTGTGGGGCATAGTGCTTTTGTACAGCCACACGCACGTAGCGACTGGGAGACGTAAAATCACCAGGGAGCCCACGCAAACCTGAACCCAAAGCCCAACCAGCTTCCTTCAGCACCTCGGGAGCCTGCTGGGTGGCGGGGTTGAGATTTGAATAACAGCGTAAATTCGTAAGGTGAAAGTCGATCGATGGAGAGTTACACATTACGCCGATTCGGGAGTTGTCGGTGATCGTTAACGCACCTTTTACATACTCGATCACAATAGATTTTCCGGTTGCATCCGTAACGGCCCAATGGAACGGAAGAACCATATTCATCGATTCGTTAAATGCCCCCCAAACCACGATAGAGCGAAGCGCCTCGGCAACCTCGTCGGCTGTGGAAAACTTGGACAATGCCCAGCCGCACAGATCGTAATTTCGCAACGCAGGTTCTCCCGCCTTCGGCTTAGGATAGGATCCGTCGACGAACCAAAGCGTCGAGACATTGAGCCCCTTTTCGTTTATCCCATCCGAATACAAATGTTTTCCATGATGTGACATTGCGACAAAACCGTATTTACTCTGCCACGCCGTAGTGATGGCACCATCGGGAGCGGTACTTTCAAAGGACGTGCCTCGAGGCACAAGATCCAGTCGTGAAGCAACTTCATTTCCAAATTCCATGGATCTTCCGACTACAACCGAACCATCTTTTGCCTTCTGAAAAAAATAGGTACAAGCGAGTAATGGTTCACAGCACATGGCGATCACTAGCAGAATCACCGTCGTTTTAACAGCAATGCGGACATTCATGGATGATTAGCCTCAGAATTTTCTTGGGATTTATTTGGCGAACTTTATAGAAAACGAACCATTCAGTTCGAACAAAACACAGATCAAAGAACCCGGTGCATCACCAGATCGGCTCCGGTTCACCGTTTCCTCATGCTATCCCAAGGCATCGACAGGATCCATGCCCCGCCAACCAGTTGACCGCACATCCGACCCAACGGAAGCAGAAGAAGGCCGCCGGAGTGGGCTCGGACGACCTTCGTCAATTGTCGTACACCTCCGAGGATTCCGAGGTTGCGAACAGTTTGTCCGACGACATACACGCAAATGACTCGTCGGATTGTTCGTCATGCGGCAATGCATCCACACAGGCAGGCACATTTGAAAATCTCTCAGATAATCCTGACAGCTCCGAGCTGATGACTCTCTTGGTTTATCTCGATGCAATCGGGCGAGGGAAAGTACTCAGCGTTGTTCGAACGATCATCCGAGAAACTGATTGAGTCGAAGTAGCTCCGGAAGTCAAGGACACTGCTCTATCAAAGCTAGATTCTCCTAGCTCCGACTAGCTGTACATCATCTGGATCACGAAGCTTATTTTTCAGATACGGCAGTAAACCTTCGACCGCCGCTCGGATTGATCGTTTCGATTATTATTAGCTGCCTCCTCCCACGCCGCCGAAAAACTTTCAAATCAGTTTTTGACAACTTGCCCGAGCCATGAAGACTAGTTAGGCGTTCACACATCGTGAGAAAACAGCGACATGCCACAGAAGTTCGTTCAAGCCACTGCCCTCTAACGATCCATTTGTCTCTCACGATTCCGGCTGGTTTTGCGATCGAATCTAAAACCTTGGAATTCCGCTAAATATTTAAAGAAATGTGAGAACCCTCGGGCGGCTCGACCGTCTTATGGGCGTAGGCTGCATTGAGAACGTC
This DNA window, taken from Pirellulaceae bacterium, encodes the following:
- a CDS encoding linear amide C-N hydrolase, which translates into the protein MNVRIAVKTTVILLVIAMCCEPLLACTYFFQKAKDGSVVVGRSMEFGNEVASRLDLVPRGTSFESTAPDGAITTAWQSKYGFVAMSHHGKHLYSDGINEKGLNVSTLWFVDGSYPKPKAGEPALRNYDLCGWALSKFSTADEVAEALRSIVVWGAFNESMNMVLPFHWAVTDATGKSIVIEYVKGALTITDNSRIGVMCNSPSIDFHLTNLRCYSNLNPATQQAPEVLKEAGWALGSGLRGLPGDFTSPSRYVRVAVQKHYAPQPDNAESAVSQAIHLLNTVDQVPGVVVFGGDRGAGDGEGPPTQFTPWITVADLANKHFYYRAYDSQDIRRVDLTKMNFDSGQPYRSVDIYGRKKYVDDTARLLGGK